Below is a genomic region from Ruania alba.
TGATCACCTCCGTCAACGAACGCACCTCCGAGATCGGACTACGCCGCGCACTCGGCGCCCGTCGCGGGCACATCGTCGAGCACATCCTCATCGAAGGATGCCTCATCGGGCTGCTCGGAGCACTGCTCGGCCTGCTCCTCGGAGTCGGGACGCTGATCGGCGTCTCCTGGTTCAACAATTGGACCCCCGTACTCCCAAGCTGGGTCTGGGCGGCGCCATCGCTCGGCGGGCTCGCAATCGGCGCACTCGCCGGGCTATACCCAGCGCTCCGCTCCGCGCGGCTCAGCCCTGCGGCAGCGCTGCGGGCGTAGTCGCGGGAAGTGACGGGCTCCGACCGTGACTGTGCGGTGGTCATGCAACAGACCATCGACACGGCGGGCACGGTGCTATCGCCGCAGCCGATCCCCGAGCGGCAAGCGGGATCTCGGCCCCGGGTCGAATGTCATTGGCGGCGAAAGAACCCGTCTCGGGGCAGACAACGTGCAGCCGTGTTGGCTCCCAGAGCAATGATGGCTGCGCGCTTACCTGTGTGAGTCTCTTGCACGCGCGGTGCCAGCGGGCACCGTGGGGGCGTGTCGTACCCAAGTGACCTCACCGATGACCAGTGGGACCTGCTGTGGCCGGCGTTAAACTCGCTGGGCAAGCGTGGCCACAAACACGCCGAGGACCCGCGGAGCGTGGTGGACGCGATGCTGCACAGCGCCCAGCCCGGCTGTGATGGCACTACCTTCCGGCGTCGTTCGGGCCGTGGACTGGGCCAACTCCAGGAATCCGGCCTCTACGAGAGTGTGCTTGCTAATTACCCTCAGAGAATATCCAAACTCCCGCACGCCATCCGGACGCGCAGCCCGCGCCCGCACACGGGTCGTCAAAGGAACCTAGTTCGACCTTCGAGCGGCCGCGACCAGTTGCGGTAGTCCGCTTCGGTCACTCGACCGGCGTCTGCTGTGCAATGTCGCGAAGGCGCCTTGAGATGTCCACGGCTTTTTGCAACTCATCGTCGGACAGCGGCTGCGCGTGAGCCACGGCGTTCCTGGCGGCTCGTACGATCTCCATCTCTTCAGCGAAGATATTCAGAAAGCGCCCGACGCGCCCCTTCTCATCAGCATCCACCACCCTACGCGGGTCGGGCTGGAGGTATCGGCCCCTGTTCACGAAGGGGAAACCGTCCCGAAGCCATTCGGCATTTTCAAGCAATTCCACACGCAATGCGTTTTGCGCCTCGGTTGGTTCACTGATCGCGTCGGGTACGAAGCTGCGTCCGTCGGCGAAGGCATCGATCTTCGCCTCGAGCCCCTGCACGGCCTTGCTCAGTTCACGGTCCCCAATCATTATCGGCACGGTCGCCGAGGCGCTTGCAGTCGAGGCGGTGGATACGGCGTTGTCGAGCCGCAGGTTCTGAAGTTCGATCCGGTTGCCCAGAGAGGCGACCTCGGTTACCGCAGACGCTGCCTTTTCCTCTGCGACTGCGACTCTGCGCTTCATCGAAACTCCGAACGCCCCGACTTCCGCCAAGTCCGGCCAGACAAGGATAAGGAAGAGGAGCACTCCCGCCAGCACCATGCCGGAGTTGAGAGCCACAGGCGCGCACACGGTCGCTACTTCCCTTCCGCTCGAGTTCTCAGTGATGGTCGTCGTGCAACTCTCTGCCCAGCCAAGTTGAAAGGCTGTCAGGCCGAGCAGCAGAAGCAGCCCCGCGAGGGCCCACCGCGCTCCTCGTATGAAGGTCGCCATCGGGATCCTCGTCTTCCTCGGAGGTCTCGCACCAGAAATCTTGGACGGAGCTATCGTAGAGGACACACTGCGAGCAAGTTGGCGAAGGCGTTTCGCTATCTGTCGGCGGACGGTCGGTAGAGCAGCGAATGGTCGCACGTTGGTCCCGAGGCGAAGGCGGCGGAATGCAGCCTGTGGATATTGCATGCGCGCTGGCTAGCTGGGTGTTGTCGTGCTGCGTGGCCCACTCGTGCGGCTCGGCCGTTCGCTGCGAGGGCTCGCAGTATGGCGGCGAGCCTGCCGCAGATCTGTTCGATGTTGAAGGCAAGGCTTGCGCTCGAGCACCCGGCTCGGTCCGGGATCGACGCCGACGGACTACGGACTCTCGCCCGAGCGGGCTCCAGGTCTGCTCGGCCTACGACGGCTCGCTCCCTTCGGCTCCGCGTACTCGAACAGGAATACGTGAGTGAGGTCGGCGAACTCGATCAGCCAGGCGTAGGCCATCACCTTCTCTCCGCCACGCTTGAAGCGAAGTACAGCCTGGAACGTGGACAGTTCCCCTCCGCCATCCTCATCCCCGCGAAGTGACTGCTCGAGCTCGCGTACGTACATGCTTGGCTGGTGATAGAGCGGCTGATGTACGTGAAGAGACCGCTCCTGTCGGCGTCGCTCGTGATGCGACCGATCGGGACGCCGCGGCCTTCAAGGTCGATCCAGAGTCGCTCGGCCCTGCCCGGGTGATCGGCAGGTACAGCGCGGCAGCGCACTACTCGATATACGCCCGGCGCAACGTAGAGGCGGCGTGCGGGTTGTCCGCGTTGATCTCACCAAGGGGGCGGTCTTCGATCTTGGGCTCACGCGTAGCACGGGTCCGATAGCCTGTCCCAGCAAGGCCGTCGAGTCGAAGAGGGGTGCCGTGGACTTCTACGAGCGGTTGTCTATGCGCCCCGTTCTCTGGATGAAGTTGCACTCGTTGACGGGTGACGCGTTCCAGGACTTTTTCCAGGACCTGATGACATGCTCGGACCCCTCGTTCGTCGATGTTCGGACACACGGCAATCTGGGTGACCTGTCAAGTGACGGGTTGAGCCTTCATGACCGCCGTCTCTACGCCTGCTACGCGCCGGAGACGCCGGACGCCTCAAAGACGGTCAGCAAATTTAATGGCGATCTCGCCGGTGCGCTCACGAAGCGCGCCGGCCAGTTCGACACCTTCGTCTTTGTGCACAACGACACCCGAGGCACCCATCCGGAGGTATCGGCGGCTCTGGCCGGCGCCCGCGACGCCCACGACGGTATCCACTTTGAGGTGATGGGCGCTCGGCGCCTGCGGGACATCATTGGGCGTCTGAGTCGCGATCAAGTCGAGACGCTTCTCGGCAGTCAGATTCCGCTGCAGCACACGGTCACGGTGGGTCTTGTTGAGATGGAGGAACTGCTCGCCGAGTTATCAGTAGCCAGCATCATGCTCGACCAAGCCGTCCCGGTTGAGGCTGTCTCGATCGACAAGCTTCAGTTCAGCGCACTTACACCGGACAGCCAAGCCGAGTTGCGCAACGCCATGCGGCACTCGCCGATGATCGATGACTACTACGCACGTCGGATCGATGTGAACGAGCGCGACGAAGTCGCTGCTCGTTTCAACCTGGAGTATCGGGACGCAGCTTCCTCCGACGTTGAGCCAGAAGACACGCTGCTTCGGTTGCGCGAGTTCCTCGCCGGATCGCGTGTTCAATCCGGCCCTTTGTACCGGGCGCAAACAGCGGTGCTCGCATACTTCTTCCAACGCTGCGACATATTCGAGAACCCGCCGGAAGGCTGGGTTGCACCGACCGAGGTTGCGTCATGATCACGCCGACCAAAGGGATCGCGCCCCAGCGGGCATTGCTGACCGTGGGCGCACAGATTGCACAAGTCTTGGATGAGCCGATGACGGTGAGCCAGGTGTGGTCAAGGTTCGCGCGATGGCGGACTTCCAATGGGCACAACGCTGCAGTTTCGTTCTCCTGGTTCGTGCTGGCCCTGGACACGCTTTACGCGCTCGGCGCTATACGGCTAGAGGCCGGGCTGATTGTTCGGAGTGTCGAGTAATGCTGAGGGAGGTGCGATCGAGCGACGATCGTTTCAAAGCGGTCGCCTTTGGCCTAGGTCTGAACA
It encodes:
- a CDS encoding ABC-three component system protein, producing the protein MDFYERLSMRPVLWMKLHSLTGDAFQDFFQDLMTCSDPSFVDVRTHGNLGDLSSDGLSLHDRRLYACYAPETPDASKTVSKFNGDLAGALTKRAGQFDTFVFVHNDTRGTHPEVSAALAGARDAHDGIHFEVMGARRLRDIIGRLSRDQVETLLGSQIPLQHTVTVGLVEMEELLAELSVASIMLDQAVPVEAVSIDKLQFSALTPDSQAELRNAMRHSPMIDDYYARRIDVNERDEVAARFNLEYRDAASSDVEPEDTLLRLREFLAGSRVQSGPLYRAQTAVLAYFFQRCDIFENPPEGWVAPTEVAS
- a CDS encoding ABC-three component system middle component 6, which codes for MITPTKGIAPQRALLTVGAQIAQVLDEPMTVSQVWSRFARWRTSNGHNAAVSFSWFVLALDTLYALGAIRLEAGLIVRSVE